From a single Lactococcus allomyrinae genomic region:
- the mfd gene encoding transcription-repair coupling factor yields the protein MNIIEFFDQNYQLQSWQRSFSKRERTLLTGLSGTAKALVMANAFVNVPDKYIVITDSQFHANELYDELSTLVDERHVFQFFSDDNVYAEFALASKDRIAYRLEALNFLLDESQTGFLVVPFMSMRSLLPSSDSFLENYLLLTNGDEYELSALTTLLTNAGYEQTQRVMTPGEFSRRGDIFDIYPLDAENPVRLEFFGDEVDTIRSFDVDSQRSLATLEQIEIYPASDFILSDFEFDKGVEKLSALTETLTDNQAKSYMEEIIAAASNHYYHKDLRKFAEYFYEKPASLLNYFPKNVQIFIDDFQKLNEANNKVELEVADFILSEKSMGRGFDGQNYLLDIMAKVRNYKPSTFFSNFQKGLGNLRFDSLYNFKQHTMQQFFGQLELFYTEVDRFIKQGFTVILAVSSEKLRQSLSELDLDLHEVDSEEIQVGKINLIDLQLSNGFNFLDEKLVVITEAEIFGKIRKKKARRLNITNAERLKDYNELEVGDFVVHKNHGIGKYLGLQTIEVGGMHRDYLTIQYQNGDTISVPVDHLELLSKYTAGEGKTPKINKLNDGRWKKTMSSVTKQVEDISEDLIKLYATRQAQKGYAFSIDDANQEEFDNGFAYIETDDQLRSINEIKKDMELERPMDRLLVGDVGFGKTEVAMRAAFKAINDGKQVAILVPTTVLAEQHFNTFSERFINFGVNVEVLSRFQTKNQQAEILAKLKKGRVDLIIGTHRLLSQDIVFFDLGLMIIDEEQRFGVKHKERLKALKTQVDVLTLTATPIPRTLHMSMLGIRDLSVIETPPTNRYPVQTYVMETNYGVVRDAILREISRGGQVYYVYNRVDTIEQKVSQLEEMIPEARIAYIHGQMGEVQLENTLLAYIAGDYDVLVATTIIETGVDIPNANTLFIENADMMGLSQLYQLRGRVGRSNRVAYAYFMYRPEKILSEVSEKRLEAIKGFTELGSGFKIAMRDLSIRGAGNLLGAEQSGFIDSVGFDLYSQLLEEAVHSKLGAKKQRRKTNVELSLALDAFIPGYYISDERQKIEIYKRIRQIDGRKVYEELQDEMIDRFGEYPDEVAYLLEIGLLKYFAENALIEKIEKTNFEAVVTMDKTANTMYDPQEYFKALAATKMKASVGEKYGKMTFRFKIENRNVVVLLSEIMNFVEALSNIRESHEEK from the coding sequence ATGAACATCATTGAATTTTTTGACCAAAATTATCAACTTCAAAGTTGGCAACGAAGTTTTTCAAAACGAGAACGCACTTTACTGACAGGTCTTTCGGGAACTGCAAAGGCACTTGTCATGGCAAATGCTTTTGTAAATGTCCCTGACAAATATATTGTCATTACTGACAGTCAATTTCATGCTAACGAACTTTATGATGAATTGTCAACCTTGGTTGACGAGCGTCATGTTTTCCAGTTTTTCAGTGATGATAATGTTTATGCTGAGTTCGCCTTGGCATCAAAAGACCGTATTGCTTATAGACTAGAAGCGTTGAATTTCCTGCTGGATGAATCACAGACAGGTTTTTTAGTCGTTCCGTTTATGTCAATGCGCAGCTTACTTCCTAGTAGTGACAGCTTTCTTGAAAACTATCTTTTACTGACAAATGGTGATGAGTATGAATTGTCAGCATTGACAACGTTACTGACAAATGCTGGATATGAGCAAACTCAACGTGTGATGACACCAGGTGAATTTTCACGTCGAGGTGACATTTTTGATATTTATCCATTGGATGCAGAAAATCCTGTACGTTTAGAATTTTTTGGTGATGAAGTTGACACAATTCGCTCGTTTGATGTAGATAGTCAAAGGTCATTAGCAACACTTGAACAAATCGAAATCTATCCAGCAAGTGATTTTATTTTGAGTGATTTCGAGTTTGACAAAGGTGTTGAAAAATTGTCAGCACTGACAGAAACTCTAACAGACAATCAAGCAAAATCTTATATGGAAGAAATTATTGCAGCAGCATCAAATCACTATTACCATAAAGATTTACGCAAATTTGCTGAATATTTTTATGAAAAACCTGCTTCCCTGCTCAATTATTTTCCTAAAAATGTGCAAATTTTCATTGATGATTTTCAGAAATTAAATGAAGCCAATAATAAAGTTGAGCTAGAGGTAGCAGATTTTATCTTATCAGAAAAATCAATGGGAAGAGGTTTTGACGGACAAAATTATCTTCTTGATATCATGGCGAAAGTTCGTAATTATAAGCCATCAACTTTTTTCTCAAATTTCCAAAAAGGTCTCGGAAATTTGCGCTTTGACAGTCTTTACAACTTTAAACAACATACAATGCAACAATTTTTTGGTCAATTAGAATTGTTTTACACAGAAGTTGACAGGTTTATAAAGCAAGGTTTTACAGTAATTCTTGCAGTTTCATCAGAAAAATTACGTCAATCTCTTAGTGAATTGGACCTTGATTTACATGAAGTTGACAGTGAAGAAATACAGGTTGGTAAAATTAATCTTATTGATTTACAACTTTCCAATGGTTTTAATTTTCTTGATGAAAAATTAGTTGTCATTACAGAAGCAGAAATTTTTGGAAAGATTCGCAAGAAAAAAGCACGTCGACTCAATATTACTAATGCAGAACGTTTAAAAGATTATAATGAGCTTGAAGTCGGTGATTTTGTTGTTCATAAAAATCATGGGATAGGAAAATATCTAGGTTTACAAACGATTGAAGTCGGAGGAATGCACCGAGATTATCTTACAATCCAATATCAAAATGGTGATACTATCTCAGTCCCTGTTGACCATTTAGAACTTCTAAGCAAATATACTGCCGGTGAAGGAAAAACACCAAAAATCAATAAATTAAATGATGGTCGTTGGAAAAAAACAATGTCTTCAGTCACTAAACAAGTGGAGGACATTTCAGAAGACCTCATCAAACTTTATGCAACCAGACAAGCTCAAAAAGGTTATGCGTTCAGCATTGACGATGCTAATCAAGAAGAATTTGATAATGGTTTTGCTTATATAGAAACAGATGACCAACTTCGCTCCATTAATGAAATCAAAAAAGATATGGAACTTGAAAGGCCAATGGATCGTTTATTAGTTGGGGATGTTGGATTTGGAAAAACAGAAGTTGCAATGCGAGCTGCCTTCAAGGCAATCAATGATGGTAAACAAGTTGCTATTCTTGTTCCTACAACAGTTCTTGCAGAGCAACATTTTAATACCTTTAGTGAGCGTTTCATTAACTTTGGGGTAAATGTTGAAGTATTGAGCCGTTTTCAAACAAAAAATCAGCAGGCGGAGATTCTAGCAAAATTAAAAAAAGGTCGTGTTGATTTGATTATAGGTACACACCGTCTTCTTTCACAAGATATCGTTTTCTTTGACCTAGGTCTGATGATTATAGATGAAGAACAGCGGTTTGGTGTTAAACATAAAGAAAGATTGAAAGCACTGAAGACTCAAGTTGACGTTTTAACATTAACGGCAACACCAATTCCGAGGACATTGCATATGTCAATGCTTGGTATTCGTGATTTATCTGTTATTGAAACACCACCTACAAACCGTTATCCTGTGCAGACTTACGTGATGGAAACGAACTATGGTGTGGTGCGAGATGCTATTTTACGAGAAATTTCACGCGGTGGACAGGTTTACTATGTTTACAATCGGGTTGACACAATCGAACAAAAAGTTTCACAACTTGAGGAAATGATACCTGAAGCACGAATTGCCTATATTCACGGTCAAATGGGAGAGGTGCAGCTTGAAAATACGCTCCTTGCTTATATTGCAGGAGATTATGATGTTTTAGTAGCAACAACGATTATTGAGACTGGTGTTGACATCCCGAATGCGAATACGCTGTTCATCGAAAATGCAGACATGATGGGACTTTCGCAACTTTATCAACTTCGAGGGCGCGTGGGACGGTCAAATCGTGTTGCTTACGCTTATTTCATGTATCGACCTGAAAAGATTTTGTCAGAGGTATCTGAAAAACGTTTGGAGGCAATTAAAGGATTTACAGAGCTAGGTTCAGGCTTTAAAATTGCTATGCGTGACTTATCTATTCGTGGTGCAGGAAATCTTTTAGGAGCAGAACAGTCAGGGTTTATTGACTCTGTCGGATTTGACTTGTACTCGCAGTTATTAGAAGAAGCTGTTCACTCTAAGTTGGGAGCGAAAAAACAACGACGCAAAACAAATGTGGAACTTTCCCTAGCATTAGATGCTTTTATTCCAGGTTATTATATTTCAGATGAACGACAAAAAATAGAGATTTACAAGCGAATTCGGCAAATTGATGGGCGAAAAGTTTATGAAGAACTACAAGATGAGATGATTGACCGCTTTGGTGAATATCCTGATGAAGTTGCTTACTTGCTGGAAATTGGACTTCTAAAATATTTTGCAGAAAATGCTTTAATTGAAAAAATTGAGAAGACAAATTTTGAAGCGGTAGTTACAATGGATAAAACTGCCAATACGATGTACGATCCTCAAGAGTACTTTAAAGCATTAGCAGCAACGAAGATGAAAGCATCTGTTGGAGAAAAATATGGGAAAATGACTTTCCGTTTCAAAATTGAAAATAGAAATGTAGTTGTTTTGTTGAGCGAGATTATGAACTTTGTAGAAGCTCTATCTAATATCAGAGAGAGTCATGAAGAAAAGTAA
- a CDS encoding RNA-binding S4 domain-containing protein produces MRLDKFLKVSRLIKRRPVAKEVADKGRIKINGKLAKSSSDVKFNDMIEIRFGNKIVEVRVLETKEFTRKEDAEKMYELISETRVKVDESE; encoded by the coding sequence ATGAGATTAGATAAGTTTTTGAAAGTTTCACGTTTAATAAAACGTCGCCCAGTTGCTAAAGAAGTAGCTGATAAAGGTCGAATCAAAATTAACGGAAAACTTGCCAAATCATCTAGTGATGTCAAATTTAATGATATGATTGAGATTCGTTTTGGTAATAAAATTGTTGAGGTACGAGTTCTTGAAACAAAAGAATTCACACGTAAAGAAGATGCTGAAAAAATGTATGAATTGATAAGTGAAACTCGTGTTAAAGTAGATGAGAGTGAATAA
- a CDS encoding septum formation initiator family protein — protein sequence MSKQVIQLNNEFTKGKNKEKFAPVPKRKHLGFILVIAILLFSLASMSLIRSYQNLQTQVGLEQKAIKQHEALTKEVASKSEEIKKLQNPNFLQKFARSQGYSQSDEKIFETQNPLIGASGVTP from the coding sequence ATGTCCAAACAAGTAATTCAGTTAAATAATGAATTTACCAAGGGTAAAAATAAAGAAAAGTTTGCACCAGTGCCAAAACGCAAGCATTTGGGCTTTATTTTAGTGATTGCAATTTTGCTTTTTAGCCTTGCTAGCATGAGTTTGATTCGCTCTTATCAAAATTTGCAGACACAGGTAGGGTTAGAGCAAAAAGCTATAAAACAACATGAAGCATTGACCAAAGAAGTTGCGTCTAAAAGTGAAGAAATAAAAAAATTGCAAAATCCTAACTTTTTGCAAAAATTTGCACGTAGTCAAGGCTATTCACAAAGTGACGAAAAAATTTTTGAAACACAAAATCCTTTAATTGGTGCAAGTGGAGTGACGCCATGA
- a CDS encoding RNA-binding protein has product MIGQIKNITKFGLFVSFFITGKETDESFIPKGVGLLRWSELPKRVPKLEVGDLIGVSILKRYEDEKVDLSYVEKDFKSTYGTFLEVSARKIEELKIMNKSDLSL; this is encoded by the coding sequence ATGATTGGTCAGATTAAAAACATCACAAAATTTGGTCTTTTTGTGAGTTTTTTCATAACGGGCAAAGAAACAGACGAAAGTTTTATTCCTAAAGGAGTAGGTTTACTACGATGGTCGGAGCTTCCGAAAAGAGTTCCTAAACTAGAGGTTGGAGATCTAATAGGAGTGAGTATTCTTAAACGTTATGAAGATGAAAAAGTTGACTTGTCTTATGTTGAAAAAGATTTTAAAAGCACCTATGGCACTTTTTTAGAAGTAAGTGCTAGAAAAATAGAAGAGTTAAAGATTATGAATAAATCAGACTTGTCTCTTTAA
- a CDS encoding 4-hydroxyphenylacetate 3-hydroxylase N-terminal domain-containing protein encodes MSTKDGNLNDGRNVYYAGKLVEDMANEPVFARTLKFVQRYYELQEEDPETYLYTDEKGEKKSILFMPTMTVEDLAHKRRIYEQIARESYGFLGRTPDFIDTGIAILDYYADVLGKDSRCDYAKNARDWAARVKKHDLFISHAIQNPQVDRQKGLTELLNEGQEFAAVWIKEERPDGVIVRGAKQVNTLAPLADELLVFNLPGLHKVDSKFALAFSLPLATKGVKMVCRKPTMKEGFSLKDYPLSGSFDEMDAFIILDDVFVPNENLFVCGSVEKSNAFFPASGFFVHTAHQDEVRGFVKLEFVTGLAVRLAEKLGLTGFLRVQEMLGSLTVNLEMIKSSIIASEITAHMENGVLTPNMQVLLAVRASLTNYYDEALRVIAEFASGSIVGVPDFREFENTDISEILKTSMTSALLSAEERSLLLNLAWDVTGESFGQRQRTYEFLHGGNPMWIKNMHWLTEDLEAANQMLDKVLENARIEK; translated from the coding sequence ATGAGTACGAAAGACGGAAATCTCAATGATGGACGTAATGTTTACTATGCAGGAAAACTTGTTGAAGACATGGCTAATGAGCCAGTATTTGCAAGAACGTTAAAATTTGTTCAGCGCTATTATGAACTTCAAGAAGAAGACCCAGAAACTTATCTTTACACGGATGAAAAGGGTGAAAAAAAGTCAATTCTATTTATGCCCACGATGACTGTGGAAGATTTAGCTCATAAACGCAGAATATATGAGCAAATTGCTCGTGAATCTTATGGTTTTTTGGGACGTACACCTGATTTTATTGATACAGGAATTGCTATTTTAGATTATTATGCAGATGTTCTAGGAAAAGATAGTCGATGCGACTATGCGAAAAATGCGCGTGATTGGGCTGCTCGTGTTAAAAAACATGACTTATTTATTTCACACGCTATTCAAAATCCGCAGGTTGACCGTCAAAAAGGGTTGACAGAATTACTCAATGAGGGTCAAGAATTTGCTGCAGTATGGATCAAAGAAGAACGCCCAGATGGTGTGATTGTTCGAGGAGCTAAACAAGTTAATACTCTGGCCCCTTTAGCTGACGAACTATTAGTATTTAATTTACCTGGTTTACACAAAGTTGACAGCAAATTTGCTTTGGCATTTTCACTACCTCTTGCAACTAAAGGCGTGAAAATGGTATGTCGTAAACCAACAATGAAGGAAGGATTCTCACTTAAAGATTACCCTCTATCTGGAAGTTTTGATGAAATGGATGCTTTCATTATACTGGATGATGTCTTTGTACCTAACGAAAATCTGTTTGTATGTGGCTCAGTTGAAAAATCAAATGCATTTTTTCCAGCATCTGGATTCTTTGTTCATACAGCTCATCAAGATGAAGTTCGTGGTTTTGTTAAGCTAGAGTTTGTGACTGGACTTGCTGTTCGTTTAGCAGAAAAACTTGGTTTAACAGGTTTTCTTCGTGTGCAAGAAATGCTTGGTTCACTTACTGTAAATTTAGAAATGATTAAATCAAGCATTATTGCTAGTGAAATAACTGCTCATATGGAAAATGGAGTATTGACTCCAAATATGCAAGTTCTTCTTGCTGTCCGTGCAAGTTTGACAAATTATTATGATGAGGCTCTAAGGGTAATTGCAGAATTTGCAAGTGGTTCAATTGTTGGTGTACCTGACTTTCGTGAGTTTGAAAATACAGATATTTCAGAAATTCTGAAAACAAGTATGACTAGCGCTTTATTGAGCGCAGAAGAACGCTCATTGTTGTTAAATTTAGCGTGGGATGTTACAGGTGAGTCATTTGGACAACGCCAACGTACTTATGAATTTTTACATGGTGGAAATCCAATGTGGATTAAAAATATGCATTGGTTGACAGAGGATTTAGAAGCTGCCAATCAGATGTTGGATAAGGTTTTAGAAAATGCAAGAATTGAGAAATAA